The DNA segment TTTCGCCACACACGTCAGCCGGCGCGACGCCCTGATCCTTTCGGTGCATACGCATAACGACCGGGGCTGCGGCGTGGCGGCGGCCGAGCTGGCTGTTTTGGCCGGCGCCGATCGCGTCGAGGGCACCTTGCTGGGCAATGGCGAGCGCACCGGCAATATGGATATCACCACCATGGCGATGAACCTGTATAGCCAGGGCATCGACCCCGAGCTCGACTTGTCCAACCCCGACGAGATCATTGCCGTCACCACCGAATGCACCGGCATCCCCCTGCATCCGCGTCATCCCTGGTTTGGCGAACTGGTCTACACGGCGTTTTCCGGCAGCCACCAGGATGCCATTCGCAAGTGCCTGCACCAGCAACAGGAAGAGGAGGCATGGCAGGTGGCTTACCTGCCGATCGATCCAAAAGACCTCGGCCGCGATTACCAGGCGGTGATTCGCGTCAATAGCCAGTCCGGCAAGGGCGGCGTCGCCTTCGTGCTGGAACGCGACTTTGGCCTGGTGTTGCCGCGCTGGATGCAGGTGGACCTGGCGCAGGTGGTGCAAAAGGCCAGCGAAGCCGTCAGCGGCGAGATCGATGGCGCCACCATCCATGCCCTGTTCCGCAAGAATTTCGTCGTTGAAAGCGGCGCGCTGGTCCTGCAGGGTTACCAGATCCGCCATGAAGGTGGCCATGACGCCATCGAGGCGGCCATTGACGAAAATGGTGCAACGCGCCAGTTGCGCGGCGAAGGTGAAGGCGCCCTGTCGGCCTTCGTCGATGCCCTGATGCGTCACAGCGGCCGGCAAATCAACGTGGTCGATTACAGCGAACATGCCATCGGCGCCGGCACCGATGCCGAAGCGGCGGCCTATGTGCAGCTCAATATCGATGGCCAGCGCTATTCCGGTGCCGCTTTCGACCACGATACCGTGAGTGCCTCGCTGAAAGCCGTATTGGCAGCATTGAACCGGGCGCGTTCAAGTAGCGGCGAGGCGCTGGCAGCCTGAAGCCTGCGGCACAATAAAGAAAAGGCTCCCGACTTGGCAGGGAGCCTTTTTTAATGGGGCCCGTTTTTGACGGGTGCTGCTCAGGCGTGTATGTCGAGAAAATTCCGGAGCACTGCATTGAACTGCGCCGGTTTTTCCATCGGCAGTGCATGGCGCGCATCGGCCACCACTTCCAGGCGCGCGCCGGGAATTTTGGCGACATACGCTTCTTTCATCGATAGCGGCGTGTAATCCCGGTCGGCAGCAATCGCCAAG comes from the Janthinobacterium sp. 17J80-10 genome and includes:
- the leuA gene encoding 2-isopropylmalate synthase, which encodes MKAFDHRKYRAAPVVNLPARQWPSRTITRAPRWASVDLRDGNQALLEPMNVGQKRRLWALLVKLGFKEIEVGFPSASQPDYDFVRWLIEAKQIPDDVTVQVLVQAREDLIVRTFEALQGAKRAIVHVYNSTSTVQRERVFGLDRAGIADIARKGAAMVKREADKHPECDWTFEYSAESFSNTEMDFVVEVCEAVMDVWQPTAAKPCIINLPATVESTTPNVYADQIEYFATHVSRRDALILSVHTHNDRGCGVAAAELAVLAGADRVEGTLLGNGERTGNMDITTMAMNLYSQGIDPELDLSNPDEIIAVTTECTGIPLHPRHPWFGELVYTAFSGSHQDAIRKCLHQQQEEEAWQVAYLPIDPKDLGRDYQAVIRVNSQSGKGGVAFVLERDFGLVLPRWMQVDLAQVVQKASEAVSGEIDGATIHALFRKNFVVESGALVLQGYQIRHEGGHDAIEAAIDENGATRQLRGEGEGALSAFVDALMRHSGRQINVVDYSEHAIGAGTDAEAAAYVQLNIDGQRYSGAAFDHDTVSASLKAVLAALNRARSSSGEALAA